One stretch of Streptomyces hygroscopicus DNA includes these proteins:
- a CDS encoding TetR family transcriptional regulator: MAGRTVRHERADATREAILAAAERLFAERGVYAVSNRQVSEAAGQGNNAAVGYHFGTKADLVRAIARQHAEQVERLRKRLLSEIGDSTDVRDWVACLVRPVLEHLAELPSPTWYARFCAQVMTDPALHEIMTEESLASPALRHTLEGFNRCLPELPLEVHLERGAMARNLILHMCAERERALAENTATPRSSWHDAATGLIDGIVGLWLAPVTR; the protein is encoded by the coding sequence GTGGCGGGCAGGACGGTACGGCACGAACGGGCCGATGCCACGCGTGAGGCGATCCTGGCCGCCGCGGAGCGGCTGTTCGCCGAGCGCGGGGTGTACGCGGTCTCCAACCGCCAGGTGAGCGAGGCCGCCGGACAGGGCAACAACGCGGCGGTCGGATACCACTTCGGCACCAAGGCCGACCTGGTGCGGGCGATCGCCCGGCAACACGCCGAGCAGGTAGAGCGGTTGCGCAAGCGGCTGCTGAGCGAGATCGGCGACTCCACCGACGTACGGGACTGGGTGGCCTGTCTGGTGCGCCCGGTCCTCGAGCATCTGGCGGAGCTGCCCAGTCCGACCTGGTACGCGCGGTTCTGCGCCCAGGTGATGACCGACCCCGCGCTCCACGAGATCATGACCGAGGAGTCCCTGGCCTCTCCGGCGCTGCGGCACACCCTCGAAGGGTTCAACCGGTGCCTTCCGGAGCTGCCGCTCGAGGTGCACCTCGAGCGCGGCGCCATGGCGCGCAACCTGATCCTGCACATGTGCGCCGAGCGGGAGCGCGCGCTCGCCGAGAACACCGCCACGCCCCGGTCCAGCTGGCACGACGCCGCCACCGGCCTGATCGACGGCATCGTCGGGCTGTGGCTGGCGCCCGTCACCCGCTGA
- a CDS encoding histidine kinase, whose product MRRIHRTRRDWAADLGLMLFAACFAAASSDSIPIEDSLDPLWRTIDQVAGGLGCATVLLRRRWPVALAVVLLLAGSEVSHYLTGPAMVAVFTVAATRPWRATAWVAAVAFVPLPVFLWQLPEVSGDRKSSALTYFALIAGAIGWGLFRRSRQQLIASLRERAELAEADAELRAERVRREAREEIAREMHDVLGHRLTLLSVHAGALEFHTKAPREEIGKAAGVIRESAHLALRDLREVIGVLRAGPAEDDRPQPELADLARLVAEARAAGGRIELTGPPDGPAPPPMVGRTAYRIVQEALTNARKHAPGAAVTIRVAGGPAGRLTVEVRNAPPPGAAADTGGGEGGGQGLIGLAERARLAGGELSAGPAHDGFRVRAWLPWPAADPVSVMGQG is encoded by the coding sequence ATGCGCCGCATCCACCGCACCCGCCGGGACTGGGCAGCCGATCTGGGGCTCATGCTCTTCGCCGCCTGTTTCGCCGCCGCCAGCTCGGATTCCATACCGATCGAGGACAGCCTCGATCCGCTGTGGCGGACCATCGACCAGGTGGCCGGCGGGCTGGGGTGTGCGACGGTCCTGCTGCGGCGGCGGTGGCCGGTGGCGCTGGCGGTGGTGCTGCTGCTGGCGGGCAGCGAGGTGTCGCACTATCTGACCGGTCCGGCGATGGTGGCGGTGTTCACGGTGGCCGCGACCCGGCCGTGGCGGGCCACGGCATGGGTGGCGGCGGTGGCCTTCGTACCGCTTCCCGTCTTCCTGTGGCAGTTGCCGGAGGTGTCCGGGGACCGGAAGAGCTCGGCACTGACGTACTTCGCGCTGATCGCCGGGGCCATCGGCTGGGGGTTGTTCCGGCGGTCCCGGCAGCAGCTGATCGCCTCACTGCGGGAGCGCGCCGAACTGGCAGAGGCGGACGCGGAGTTGCGGGCCGAGCGGGTCCGCCGGGAGGCGCGGGAGGAGATCGCGCGGGAGATGCATGATGTGCTGGGGCATCGGCTGACACTGCTGAGTGTGCACGCGGGGGCACTGGAGTTCCATACGAAAGCGCCCCGGGAGGAGATCGGAAAGGCCGCCGGGGTGATCCGGGAGAGTGCCCATCTGGCGCTGCGCGATCTGCGTGAGGTGATCGGGGTGCTGCGCGCGGGACCGGCGGAGGACGACCGGCCCCAGCCCGAACTGGCCGACCTGGCCCGGCTGGTGGCGGAGGCACGGGCGGCGGGCGGCCGGATCGAGCTGACCGGGCCGCCCGACGGACCGGCCCCGCCGCCCATGGTGGGACGGACGGCGTACCGCATCGTCCAGGAGGCGCTGACCAACGCGCGCAAACACGCGCCCGGCGCGGCGGTCACCATACGGGTGGCCGGGGGCCCGGCCGGCCGGCTGACGGTGGAGGTCCGCAACGCGCCGCCGCCCGGAGCCGCCGCGGACACCGGCGGTGGCGAAGGCGGCGGGCAGGGGCTGATCGGGCTGGCCGAACGGGCCCGGCTGGCGGGCGGTGAGCTGAGCGCGGGACCGGCCCACGACGGTTTCCGGGTCCGCGCCTGGCTACCCTGGCCTGCGGCGGACCCGGTGTCCGTCATGGGCCAGGGGTGA
- a CDS encoding two component transcriptional regulator, LuxRfamily has translation MIHVLLVDDDAIVRAGLRLMLGGAPDIAVVAEAADGAEVPALVAAHRPDVVLMDIRMPGVDGLTATTELRARPGAPEVLVLTTFHTDAHVLRALRGGAAGFLLKDTPPRDIVAAIRTVAAGDPVLSPAVTRRLIEQVAGSGQEDRATAARARLALLGEREREVARAVGGGRSNAEIARELHLALPTVKAHVSRILTRLDLNNRVQIALLVHDAGESDSG, from the coding sequence GTGATCCATGTCCTGCTGGTGGACGACGACGCGATCGTACGGGCCGGGCTGCGCCTGATGCTGGGCGGCGCCCCGGACATCGCGGTCGTCGCGGAGGCCGCCGACGGGGCGGAGGTGCCGGCCCTGGTCGCCGCGCACCGGCCCGATGTGGTGCTGATGGACATCCGGATGCCGGGTGTGGACGGGCTGACCGCCACCACCGAGCTCCGGGCCCGGCCCGGCGCCCCGGAGGTGCTGGTGCTGACCACCTTCCACACCGACGCGCATGTGCTGCGGGCGCTGCGCGGCGGGGCGGCCGGGTTCCTCCTCAAGGACACCCCGCCACGGGACATCGTCGCGGCCATCCGGACGGTGGCCGCCGGGGATCCGGTGCTCTCCCCCGCCGTCACCCGCCGCCTCATCGAGCAGGTGGCGGGCAGCGGGCAGGAGGACCGGGCCACCGCCGCCCGGGCCCGGCTGGCGCTGCTGGGCGAGCGGGAGCGGGAGGTGGCCCGGGCGGTCGGGGGTGGCCGCTCCAACGCGGAGATCGCCCGCGAGCTGCATCTGGCGCTGCCGACGGTGAAGGCCCATGTGTCCCGCATCCTGACCCGGCTCGACCTCAACAACCGCGTCCAGATCGCCCTGCTGGTCCACGACGCCGGCGAGTCGGACAGCGGCTGA